The following coding sequences lie in one Pontibacter sp. G13 genomic window:
- a CDS encoding acetyl-CoA C-acetyltransferase — protein MPEAYIYDAVRTPRGKGSFRGALAEVTPTRLAVHLLEAIRERNDLDTSMVEDVILGCVTQIGEQGANVAKTAAQEAGYADTVAAVTLNRFCASGLEAVNQAAAYVMSGQVDLLIAGGVESMSRAKMGSDGGAIFMDPAVAVPQYFVPQGISADLIATMHQFKREDVDHFGMISQQRANSAWEQGRFDRSVIPVQDINGFTILDKDENLRPQTTLEGLGTLTPSFQMMGQMAGYDSVAMQKYPQVERIDHVHHAGNSSAIVDGSGMMLIGSKEIGQSLGLKPRAKIRGFAVIGTEPTIMLVGPAPASKKALKRAGLSAQDIDLFEVNEAFAAVVMRFMEEMEVSHDRVNVNGGAIAMGHPLGATGCIIAGTLLDELERQDKALGLASLCVGGGMGIATIIERV, from the coding sequence ATGCCAGAAGCCTATATCTATGACGCTGTAAGAACTCCCAGAGGAAAGGGGAGTTTTCGGGGCGCACTCGCAGAAGTAACTCCCACACGCCTTGCGGTCCATCTATTGGAGGCAATCCGCGAACGAAACGATCTGGACACCTCTATGGTGGAGGATGTGATCTTGGGATGTGTAACCCAGATCGGTGAGCAGGGGGCCAATGTCGCCAAAACTGCCGCTCAGGAAGCGGGATATGCAGATACGGTGGCTGCTGTCACCCTCAACCGGTTTTGCGCTTCCGGATTGGAAGCGGTCAATCAGGCCGCTGCCTATGTGATGTCCGGTCAGGTAGACCTACTGATCGCGGGAGGAGTCGAGTCTATGTCACGGGCCAAAATGGGTTCGGATGGCGGTGCCATATTCATGGACCCGGCAGTAGCGGTCCCGCAATATTTTGTGCCGCAGGGAATCTCAGCGGATTTGATCGCCACCATGCATCAATTCAAACGGGAGGATGTAGATCATTTTGGCATGATTTCCCAACAACGTGCCAATTCGGCATGGGAACAAGGACGGTTCGATCGGTCTGTCATTCCCGTTCAGGACATCAACGGATTTACCATCTTGGATAAAGACGAAAACCTCCGTCCCCAAACAACCCTAGAGGGACTGGGAACCTTGACCCCTTCTTTTCAGATGATGGGACAAATGGCTGGTTATGACTCCGTTGCGATGCAAAAATATCCTCAGGTGGAGCGGATCGACCATGTACATCATGCCGGAAACTCCTCGGCCATTGTGGATGGATCGGGGATGATGCTGATTGGTTCCAAAGAAATCGGCCAGTCCCTCGGACTCAAGCCACGGGCCAAGATTCGGGGGTTTGCCGTCATTGGCACCGAACCGACCATTATGCTTGTTGGGCCTGCTCCTGCTTCCAAAAAAGCCTTGAAGCGAGCTGGATTGTCAGCACAGGATATCGACCTATTCGAAGTCAATGAGGCTTTCGCAGCAGTTGTCATGCGATTCATGGAGGAAATGGAGGTATCCCATGACCGGGTCAACGTCAATGGAGGCGCTATCGCCATGGGGCATCCGCTGGGTGCGACTGGCTGCATCATCGCCGGAACCTTGCTGGACGAATTGGAGCGGCAAGACAAGGCTTTGGGGCTTGCGAGCCTATGTGTAGGAGGCGGTATGGGAATCGCCACCATCATCGAACGTGTTTAA
- a CDS encoding 3-hydroxyacyl-CoA dehydrogenase NAD-binding domain-containing protein has product MSTTYTHDQILTYEVSDGIALLTLDMKSHPTNLMGFDTLPVIVEALERATDDEEVKGIIIRSARKDFMAGGDLKGMLELTDPKEVFEGLLKVHAGFRKAETSGKPLVACIAGNALGGGFELALLCHHRICVNDTRIRVGLPEVKLGLLPGAGGTQRLPRLIGIEKSLEYILQARTVRPEKALKDGLVSELVDSPDDLMPAARSFIETHLESKQPWDAPKYRIPGGKVLSPKGVQVFAAGSGLLRQQTKGNYPSAQYAMSCVYEGLQLPFERATTVESRYFTKSLFTPEARNIIRTGFFAINRASKGAARPQAIERKSFGKIGVLGAGMMGAGIAYVAAKAGLDVVLKDISKENAEKGKAYSDKLVQKSIARKRMDEARGEQLLQRIYPTDRVQDLSDCEWVIEAVFEDRELKARVTQESESVMETTAFFASNTSTLPITGLAEASQRPDQFIGLHFFSPVDKMPLVEIIVGEKTSEETLAAAVDLVVQMRKTPIVVQDSRGFFTSRVFATFAMEGITMLSEGIPPAMIEHAAIDAGMPVGPLAVSDEVSIELMYKIRKQTEADLGRPDGKTSTKIINQFVEDFGRLGKKSGKGFYEYPAKGEKFLWPELAKHFPVSAEWPPYQELKDRFLTIMALESVRCLEEGVLRQAEDADVGSLLAFGYPPYTGGVISYIDYVGLRSFVVRCRRFADKYGGRFTPTHGLMDAAGQRELFRQ; this is encoded by the coding sequence ATGTCTACTACATATACTCACGATCAAATACTTACTTACGAAGTGTCTGATGGGATTGCCCTGCTGACACTTGATATGAAATCCCATCCCACCAATCTCATGGGATTTGATACCCTGCCCGTCATTGTGGAGGCCTTGGAGCGGGCGACCGACGATGAAGAGGTAAAAGGAATCATCATCAGATCTGCCCGAAAGGATTTTATGGCGGGAGGAGACTTGAAGGGAATGCTGGAATTGACCGATCCGAAGGAGGTGTTTGAAGGACTATTGAAGGTTCATGCCGGATTCCGGAAAGCTGAAACCAGCGGTAAACCCCTCGTAGCATGCATCGCAGGAAATGCCTTGGGAGGCGGTTTTGAATTGGCGCTGCTTTGCCATCATCGAATTTGCGTGAATGATACCCGAATTCGGGTAGGACTGCCGGAAGTCAAACTGGGCTTGTTGCCCGGTGCAGGTGGGACCCAGCGGCTCCCTCGGCTGATAGGAATCGAGAAATCGCTGGAATACATCCTGCAAGCCAGAACCGTCCGGCCGGAAAAAGCCCTCAAAGATGGATTGGTGAGCGAGTTGGTCGATTCTCCTGATGATTTGATGCCTGCGGCCCGATCCTTCATCGAAACGCATTTGGAATCCAAGCAGCCTTGGGATGCTCCAAAATATCGGATTCCCGGAGGCAAGGTCCTTTCTCCCAAGGGAGTTCAGGTATTCGCAGCGGGCTCGGGGCTCCTACGTCAGCAAACCAAAGGCAACTATCCCAGCGCGCAGTATGCCATGAGCTGCGTGTATGAGGGCTTGCAATTGCCCTTCGAACGCGCGACAACTGTGGAATCTCGATATTTCACCAAATCCCTTTTCACTCCCGAGGCAAGAAACATTATCCGTACGGGCTTCTTTGCTATCAATCGCGCATCCAAAGGTGCCGCTAGACCTCAGGCGATTGAACGGAAATCTTTTGGGAAAATCGGTGTGCTGGGGGCAGGAATGATGGGAGCGGGGATCGCCTATGTCGCTGCGAAAGCGGGTTTGGACGTGGTGCTCAAGGATATTTCTAAGGAGAATGCCGAAAAGGGGAAAGCCTATTCGGATAAATTGGTCCAAAAATCGATCGCTCGGAAACGCATGGATGAGGCACGAGGTGAACAACTGCTTCAACGGATTTATCCCACCGATCGGGTTCAGGACCTTTCTGACTGCGAATGGGTGATAGAAGCGGTGTTCGAAGATCGTGAACTCAAAGCCAGAGTCACACAGGAATCAGAATCTGTGATGGAAACGACTGCTTTTTTCGCCAGCAATACCTCCACATTGCCTATCACTGGCTTGGCGGAAGCATCCCAGCGCCCAGATCAATTTATCGGTCTGCACTTCTTTTCCCCGGTAGATAAGATGCCTCTGGTGGAGATCATCGTAGGCGAAAAAACATCTGAAGAAACGCTTGCTGCTGCAGTGGACCTCGTTGTCCAAATGCGAAAAACGCCCATCGTGGTGCAAGACAGCCGGGGATTCTTCACCTCTCGGGTCTTTGCGACCTTCGCGATGGAGGGGATCACCATGTTGTCCGAAGGGATTCCTCCTGCCATGATCGAACATGCAGCTATCGACGCCGGCATGCCTGTCGGGCCTTTGGCGGTCTCCGACGAGGTAAGCATCGAATTGATGTACAAAATCAGGAAGCAGACGGAGGCAGATTTAGGGAGACCAGATGGAAAAACATCCACGAAGATCATCAACCAATTTGTGGAGGATTTTGGGCGACTCGGGAAGAAATCGGGAAAAGGATTCTACGAGTATCCCGCAAAAGGTGAGAAGTTTCTCTGGCCTGAGCTAGCGAAGCACTTTCCTGTTTCGGCTGAGTGGCCACCCTATCAAGAGTTGAAAGACCGTTTTCTGACGATTATGGCGCTGGAATCTGTTCGATGCCTAGAGGAAGGTGTACTCAGGCAGGCAGAAGATGCCGACGTTGGATCACTGCTGGCGTTTGGATATCCACCTTACACCGGCGGGGTGATTTCCTACATCGACTATGTGGGTCTGCGATCATTCGTGGTGCGTTGCCGGAGATTTGCCGACAAATATGGAGGTCGATTTACGCCGACCCATGGCTTGATGGATGCTGCTGGTCAACGGGAACTGTTCCGGCAATAA
- a CDS encoding YbaK/EbsC family protein has protein sequence MPLQKIKALLADRGIDYDIIRHSRAFTSQKAAAAAHVPGWSFAKTVIADVEGQITMLVLPAACRVDFDKVREALGTQEVKLCSEREFRDLFPESELGAMPPLGNLYDIPVWVDSTLTDREKIAFMAGSHSELVRIPYADFEAIVQPHVASFARSRKSQQSS, from the coding sequence ATGCCACTACAAAAAATCAAGGCCCTGCTGGCTGACCGCGGGATTGACTATGACATTATCCGCCACAGTCGGGCCTTTACCTCCCAAAAAGCCGCTGCAGCTGCCCATGTACCGGGTTGGTCTTTTGCCAAAACCGTGATTGCCGATGTAGAAGGACAGATCACCATGCTGGTTCTTCCCGCTGCTTGCAGAGTGGATTTCGACAAAGTGCGTGAAGCCCTCGGCACTCAAGAAGTCAAACTATGCAGCGAACGCGAATTTCGGGACCTCTTTCCCGAGAGCGAACTAGGTGCTATGCCGCCATTAGGCAATCTCTATGACATTCCTGTCTGGGTGGATTCCACATTGACAGATCGGGAAAAGATCGCCTTCATGGCTGGGTCCCATTCGGAATTGGTACGGATTCCCTATGCGGATTTCGAAGCCATCGTTCAACCGCATGTTGCTTCATTTGCCCGAAGTCGAAAATCCCAACAGTCATCCTAA
- a CDS encoding amidohydrolase family protein, translating to MANASPRSKYFRIFLISVIAFSSISAAVMFTLMNSGLYKYEEPDYEGVAFKNIDVFVGDGTVLQDQTVIIRKDEIQCVGTDCEIPADFRIVDGTDLSLMPGLVDMQCGFYSLDVAQQQEGAFSQTLDLIKQHPSTRKDYQLAGVTSIRSVGDAIDNILLLRKQLQDKEFQGPRLFVAGPTLTAPEGYPAVLFQGDDYLTEQATRQISSTQEGIEQVQWMADNRVNGIRISYYEGKGEHPRIAAETLNALVKAANDRSLWVSVLTESNEEIQAAIGAGANMIEYGTDAELDSLTLSQLKASDVLYIPALKNHPTDPQRLENAEILYRDSVQLGIGAGAKTGGAFGSSLIEEMLELERIGMPAPEILQSATTTAARYLKSDHHLGLIKPRYLADLLIVKGAPWEEISALQNVQYVVQGGVIVVDQGKLVE from the coding sequence ATGGCAAACGCCTCCCCACGCAGTAAATACTTCCGCATATTCCTCATCAGCGTGATCGCCTTTTCGTCCATCTCGGCAGCGGTCATGTTCACCCTCATGAATTCTGGCCTGTACAAATACGAAGAGCCTGACTACGAAGGCGTCGCGTTCAAAAACATCGATGTGTTTGTGGGAGATGGGACCGTGCTTCAGGACCAGACTGTGATCATTCGCAAGGACGAAATCCAGTGTGTAGGGACCGACTGTGAGATTCCGGCTGATTTCCGGATCGTGGACGGGACGGATCTCTCCCTCATGCCGGGGTTGGTGGACATGCAATGTGGCTTTTACAGCTTGGATGTCGCCCAACAGCAAGAAGGCGCCTTTTCCCAAACGCTCGACCTGATCAAGCAGCACCCCAGCACCCGCAAAGACTATCAACTGGCAGGCGTCACCTCCATTCGCAGTGTCGGAGATGCCATTGACAATATTCTGCTACTGAGAAAGCAACTTCAAGACAAGGAATTCCAAGGCCCTCGGCTCTTTGTGGCAGGCCCTACCCTCACAGCTCCCGAGGGGTATCCAGCGGTCTTGTTTCAGGGCGATGATTATCTAACCGAGCAGGCCACCAGACAGATTTCCTCTACCCAAGAAGGCATTGAGCAAGTACAATGGATGGCCGACAATCGTGTCAACGGGATCAGGATCAGCTATTACGAAGGCAAGGGGGAGCACCCACGGATTGCGGCGGAAACGCTGAATGCCTTGGTAAAAGCAGCAAACGACCGGAGCCTATGGGTGTCCGTACTCACGGAAAGCAATGAAGAGATTCAGGCTGCGATCGGCGCTGGTGCCAATATGATCGAATATGGAACAGATGCGGAGCTGGACAGTCTCACGCTTTCTCAGCTCAAGGCATCCGATGTACTGTACATTCCTGCCCTAAAAAATCATCCAACTGATCCTCAGCGGCTCGAAAACGCGGAGATTCTGTATCGAGATTCAGTACAGTTGGGCATCGGTGCAGGAGCCAAAACCGGTGGCGCATTTGGGAGCAGCCTGATCGAGGAAATGCTCGAACTTGAGCGAATCGGGATGCCAGCCCCTGAGATTCTGCAATCAGCGACCACCACCGCTGCTCGATACCTCAAGTCAGACCATCACCTTGGCCTGATCAAACCACGCTATTTGGCGGATCTCCTCATCGTCAAAGGAGCGCCTTGGGAAGAAATCAGCGCTCTCCAAAACGTACAATACGTCGTTCAAGGTGGAGTCATCGTCGTAGATCAAGGAAAACTGGTCGAGTAA
- a CDS encoding SDR family oxidoreductase produces MAHQLLEGKKGIIFGALDEMSIAWKVAEKAHAEGAEILLTNAPVALRMGKINELAEKTNAQVVPADATSLEDIGKLLDAAEEQFGKVDFVLHAIGMSVNVRKKREYTNLNYDWLNKGYDVSAISFHKILQSLYQRDLMNEWGSIVALSYIAAQRTFSKYSDMAEAKALLESIARSFGYHYGNKKNVRINTISQSPTPTTAGQGIKGFQKMLDYGAKMSPLGNATADDCADYCLSLFSDYTRKVTMQNLFHDGGFSSMGIADAMMIEDEE; encoded by the coding sequence ATGGCACATCAACTTCTGGAAGGCAAAAAAGGCATTATTTTCGGGGCTCTGGACGAAATGTCCATTGCTTGGAAAGTAGCGGAAAAGGCACATGCCGAAGGAGCCGAGATCCTCCTGACCAACGCTCCTGTTGCATTGCGCATGGGCAAAATCAACGAGCTCGCAGAAAAGACGAACGCCCAAGTCGTTCCTGCTGATGCGACCTCTCTCGAAGACATTGGAAAACTTCTTGACGCTGCTGAAGAACAATTCGGCAAGGTGGACTTTGTCCTCCACGCTATCGGAATGTCCGTCAACGTCCGCAAGAAGCGCGAATATACCAACCTCAACTACGACTGGTTGAACAAAGGATATGATGTATCCGCCATCTCGTTCCACAAAATCCTGCAATCTCTGTATCAGCGTGATTTGATGAACGAATGGGGCTCCATCGTGGCATTGAGCTACATCGCTGCACAGCGGACCTTCTCCAAGTACAGCGACATGGCCGAGGCGAAAGCGCTCCTCGAATCTATCGCTCGTAGCTTTGGATACCACTACGGAAACAAGAAAAACGTCCGTATCAACACCATCTCCCAATCCCCTACCCCCACCACTGCTGGTCAGGGTATCAAAGGATTCCAGAAGATGTTGGACTACGGCGCGAAAATGTCTCCATTGGGCAACGCTACTGCGGATGATTGCGCAGATTACTGCTTGTCCCTATTCTCCGACTACACCCGCAAGGTGACCATGCAGAATCTCTTCCACGACGGAGGATTCTCCAGCATGGGGATCGCCGACGCGATGATGATCGAAGACGAGGAGTAA
- a CDS encoding polyprenol monophosphomannose synthase, whose amino-acid sequence MSNKIVIVPTYNEKENIELLIHKVMEVLPDTHMLIVEDSSPDGTADIVRRLMDQNYSGRLHMEERQGKLGLGTAYVHGFKWALERGYDYIFEMDADFSHNPKALPSLLRPCEEEGFDMTIGSRYVNGVNVVNWPMGRVLMSYYASAYVRFITGMTIRDATAGFKCYTRPVLETILAEPVKFVGYAFQIEMKFRTWKYGFKIKEVPIIFRDRTQGESKMSSKIFKEAVFGVISMKISSWFRKWNRPEGLPASTEKTQSLDPSLDQG is encoded by the coding sequence ATGTCGAATAAAATTGTCATCGTACCTACGTACAACGAGAAGGAGAATATTGAGCTTCTGATCCACAAGGTCATGGAGGTGTTGCCTGATACCCACATGCTCATTGTTGAGGATAGCTCACCAGACGGGACTGCCGACATTGTGCGGAGACTCATGGATCAGAATTATTCCGGGAGGCTTCACATGGAGGAACGCCAAGGAAAATTGGGACTCGGTACCGCCTATGTGCATGGGTTCAAATGGGCGCTAGAACGGGGATATGACTATATCTTCGAGATGGACGCCGACTTTTCCCACAACCCCAAAGCCTTACCGTCGCTCTTGCGACCTTGTGAGGAAGAGGGATTTGACATGACCATCGGCTCCCGATACGTCAATGGAGTCAATGTCGTCAACTGGCCGATGGGAAGGGTGCTGATGAGCTACTACGCCAGTGCCTATGTCCGTTTCATCACCGGGATGACTATCCGGGATGCCACAGCAGGTTTCAAGTGCTACACACGACCTGTGTTGGAAACCATCCTCGCCGAACCCGTGAAATTCGTGGGATACGCCTTCCAGATCGAGATGAAATTCCGCACTTGGAAATATGGATTCAAGATCAAGGAAGTGCCGATCATCTTCCGCGACCGGACACAAGGAGAGTCCAAGATGTCCTCCAAAATCTTCAAAGAAGCCGTTTTTGGCGTGATTTCTATGAAGATCTCCTCGTGGTTCCGCAAATGGAATCGCCCTGAGGGCCTGCCAGCGTCCACGGAAAAGACCCAATCGCTCGATCCGAGCCTTGATCAAGGTTGA